From the Brassica napus cultivar Da-Ae chromosome A8, Da-Ae, whole genome shotgun sequence genome, one window contains:
- the LOC125577220 gene encoding putative pentatricopeptide repeat-containing protein At1g03510: MSSSYASNYTKLITLTKQLSSYANQGSHEQALNLFRQMQSSFALPLDAHVFSLALKSCAAAFRPLLGASIHAHALKSNFLSNPFVGSALLDMYGKCVSVSHARKLFDESPQRNAVVWNAMISHYTHCGNIKEAVELYEAMDVMPNESSFNAIIKGLVSTEDGSYKAIGFYRKMIEFRFKPTLITLLALVSACSVIGAFRLIKEIHSYAFRNLIEPHPQLKSGLVEAYGRCGSIDYVQLVFESMVDRDVVAWSSLVSAYALHGDADSALRAFREMESAKVRPDDIAFLNVLKACSHAGLADEAIGYFKRMQDGYGLRASKDHYSCLVDVLSRVGRFEEAYKVIQAMPEKPTAKTWGALLGACRNYGEVELAEIAAKELWKIEPENPANYVLLGKIYMSVGRQEEAERLRMEMRDRGVKVSPGSSWCLFKD; this comes from the coding sequence ATGTCATCCTCGTACGCTTCGAACTACACTAAACTGATCACTCTCACTAAACAACTAAGCTCTTACGCTAACCAAGGAAGCCATGAGCAAGCTCTCAACCTCTTTCGCCAAATGCAATCTTCTTTCGCCTTACCTCTCGACGCACACGTCTTCTCACTCGCCCTCAAATCCTGCGCTGCAGCCTTCCGTCCTCTCCTCGGCGCATCCATCCACGCCCACGCCCTCAAATCGAACTTTCTCTCCAACCCATTCGTGGGATCCGCGCTGCTCGATATGTATGGTAAATGCGTCTCTGTTTCTCACGCTCGCAAACTGTTCGACGAAAGTCCTCAGAGAAACGCTGTTGTTTGGAACGCGATGATTTCACATTACACGCATTGTGGGAACATCAAGGAAGCGGTTGAGTTGTATGAGGCGATGGATGTTATGCCAAATGAGTCTTCTTTCAATGCTATTATAAAGGGTTTAGTGAGTACAGAGGATGGGTCTTATAAAGCAATTGGATTCTATAGGAAGATGATTGAGTTTAGATTCAAGCCTACTTTGATTACTCTTCTTGCGTTAGTATCAGCTTGTTCTGTCATCGGGGCGTTTCGGTTGATAAAAGAGATTCATTCATATGCTTTTAGGAATCTTATTGAGCCGCACCCGCAGTTGAAAAGCGGGTTAGTAGAGGCGTATGGGAGGTGTGGAAGCATTGATTATGTGCAGTTGGTGTTTGAGAGCATGGTTGATAGGGATGTGGTTGCTTGGAGCAGCTTGGTGTCTGCTTATGCGCTTCACGGTGACGCTGATTCTGCTCTCAGAGCATTTCGAGAAATGGAATCTGCTAAAGTACGACCTGATGACATAGCGTTTTTGAACGTGCTGAAGGCATGTAGTCACGCTGGGTTAGCTGATGAGGCGATTGGTTACTTTAAGAGGATGCAGGATGGTTATGGTTTGCGTGCAAGCAAGGACCATTACTCGTGTTTGGTGGATGTCTTAAGCAGAGTGGGGAGGTTTGAAGAagcttacaaagtgattcaagCTATGCCTGAGAAGCCAACGGCTAAGACATGGGGGGCTCTGCTTGGAGCGTGTAGGAACTACGGGGAGGTTGAGCTTGCGGAGATTGCTGCAAAGGAACTCTGGAAGATAGAGCCGGAGAATCCAGCGAATTATGTGTTGTTGGGGAAGATATATATGAGTGTTGGAAGACAAGAAGAGGCAGAGAGGCTTAGAATGGAGATGagagatagaggagtgaaggtTTCACCTGGTAGTAGTTGGTGCTTGTTCAaggattaa